Proteins encoded together in one Cicer arietinum cultivar CDC Frontier isolate Library 1 chromosome 4, Cicar.CDCFrontier_v2.0, whole genome shotgun sequence window:
- the LOC101514262 gene encoding sugar transport protein 10: MAGGSFVDTGNAKQFDGKITIFVLITSFVAAMGGLLFGYDLGITGGVTSMDPFLIKFFPNVYKQMKGETHYENQYCKYDNELLTLFTSSLYLAALVASFFASSTTRVMGRKASMFIGGLFFLVGALLNGFATDIRMLIVGRLLLGFGVGYCNQSVPLYLSEIAPAKIRGALNIGFQMMITIGILVANLINYGTSKLENGWRISLGLGAVPAIMLCLGSLFLDDTPNSMIDRGLPEVAKEILQKIRGVDNVDEELQDLINASEAAKNAEHSWKNIAQPKYKPQLTFCSFIPFFQQLTGINVIMFYAPVLFKTLGFGNDAALMSAVISGGVNVLATFVSIFTVDKFGRRFLFLEGGIQMFICQIAVGTMIALKYGVSGEGSFTKGEANLLLFFICAYVAAFAWSWGPLGWLVPSEICSLEVRSAGQAINVAVNMLFTFGIAQVFLNMLCHLKFGLFFFFAAFVLVMTTFIALFLPETKNIPIEEMSKVWKSHWFWTKYVPDVDMAANNERKITTQS; the protein is encoded by the exons ATGGCAGGTGGGTCTTTTGTGGATACAGGAAATGCAAAACAATTTGACggtaaaatcacaatatttgtaTTGATTACATCTTTTGTAGCAGCTATGGGAGGTCTATTATTTGGTTATGACTTGGGAATTACAGGAGGAGTAACTTCCATGGATccattcttaattaaattctttCCAAATGTTTACAAACAAATGAAAGGTGAAACCCATTACGAAAACCAATATTGCAAATATGACAATGAACTCCTCACCCTTTTCACCTCTTCCTTGTATCTTGCTGCATTGGTAGCTTCTTTCTTCGCTTCCTCAACCACAAGAGTGATGGGGCGCAAGGCTTCAATGTTTATAGGTGGCTTGTTTTTCCTCGTTGGTGCATTGTTGAATGGTTTTGCTACGGACATTAGAATGCTTATCGTTGGCCGTTTATTACTCGGCTTTGGTGTTGGATATTGTAATCAA TCTGTTCCACTGTATTTATCAGAGATTGCTCCAGCAAAAATCAGAGGTGCTCTAAACATTGGTTTTCAAATGATGATTACAATTGGCATCTTAGTTGCCAATCTTATCAACTATGGTACTTCCAAACTTGAAAATGGATGGAGAATTTCTCTAGGTCTCGGAGCTGTTCCTGCAATCATGTTGTGTTTGGGATCACTTTTCTTAGATGACACACCCAACTCTATGATTGATAGAGGCCTACCAGAAGTAGCCAAGGAAATATTACAAAAGATTCGCGGAGTCGACAATGTTGATGAGGAACTTCAAGATCTTATTAATGCAAGTGAGGCGGCAAAAAACGCAGAACACTCATGGAAGAATATTGCACAACCAAAATACAAGCCCCAACTGACTTTCTGCTCTTTCATTCCTTTCTTCCAACAACTCACTGGCATCAATGTTATCATGTTTTACGCACCCGTCCTTTTCAAGACGTTGGGCTTTGGCAATGATGCTGCTCTAATGTCCGCAGTTATCTCTGGAGGTGTCAACGTGCTTGCCACTTTTGTTTCCATCTTCACTGTTGATAAGTTTGGAAGAAGGTTCTTATTTCTTGAAGGTGGCATCCAAATGTTTATTTGTCAG ATCGCTGTTGGAACCATGATCGCTTTAAAGTATGGAGTGAGTGGTGAAGGGTCATTTACCAAAGGAGAAGCCAACCTTCTTTTGTTCTTTATATGTGCATATGTTGCAGCATTTGCTTGGTCTTGGGGTCCACTAGGATGGTTGGTACCAAGTGAAATATGCTCTCTTGAGGTTCGGTCTGCAGGTCAGGCTATCAATGTTGCTGTGAACATGCTTTTCACTTTTGGCATTGCACAAGTTTTCCTCAACATGCTATGTCATTTGAAGTTTggtcttttctttttctttgcgGCTTTTGTGCTAGTCATGACAACCTTTATCGCCTTGTTCCTCCCCGAGACAAAGAACATCCCAATTGAAGAAATGAGTAAAGTGTGGAAATCACATTGGTTTTGGACAAAATATGTTCCAGATGTTGACATGGCCGCTAATAACGAGCGTAAGATCACCACTCAAAGCTGA
- the LOC101514576 gene encoding thioredoxin X, chloroplastic, with product MTSRHYPHLWPQNNIWGKLTVVLLLERDYSLRYLSFPTWIIGSAGFIEIHTVTMDTAISISSSLPAVPLRIVPTSSISLSSSSLLPLPRSHIKNNKFYSVRTRFWNSSSAVPKFTVICGAGITEINQSQFKDTVLKSDRPVLVEFVATWCGPCRLITPAMESIAKEYGDRLTVVKIDHDANPQLIEEYKVYGLPTLILFKNGQEVPESRREGAITKVKLKDYLDAFLESISVT from the exons ATGACGTCACGACATTACCCGCATTTGTGGccacaaaataatatttggGGGAAGTTAACGGTGGTCTTATTATTGGAACGTGATTATTCTCTTCGTTATCTATCATTTCCTACTTGGATTATTGGCTCGGCTGGCTTCATTGAAATCCACACTGTTACAATGGACACAGCCATCTCCATCTCCAGTTCCCTTCCTGCGGTTCCTCTTCGTATAGTTCCTACTTCTTCTATCTCTCTATCCTCCTCATCTCTTCTTCCCTTGCCACGCTCTCACATCAAGAACAACAAGTTCTACTCTGTTAGAACAAGGTTCTGGAATTCTTCTTCTGCGGTTCCTAAGTTTACAGTCATTTGCGGTGCGGGAATCACGGAAATCAATCAGAGCCAGTTCAAGGACACAGTATTGAAATCTGACCGTCCAGTTCTAGTCGAATTCGTCGCTACTTGGTGCGGTCCTTGCCGTTTGATCACTCCAGCTATGGAATCCATAGCTAAG GAATATGGAGACAGATTAACAGTTGTAAAGATTGATCATGATGCTAACCCACAACTGATTGAAGAGTATAAAGTTTATGGACTGCCAACCCTGATACTCTTCAAGAACGGGCAGGAAGTCCCGGAAAGCAGGAGGGAAGGTGCAATTACAAAGGTGAAACTTAAAGACTATCTGGATGCTTTTTTGGAATCGATTTCGGTTACATAG